One Roseimaritima multifibrata DNA window includes the following coding sequences:
- the ykgO gene encoding type B 50S ribosomal protein L36: MKVVSSIGALKYRHPDCQVVRRRGRVYVICKSNPRFKVRQGGAKVKKARR, from the coding sequence ATGAAGGTCGTAAGCTCAATCGGAGCCCTAAAATATCGCCACCCTGACTGCCAAGTTGTCCGTCGTCGTGGCCGTGTTTACGTGATTTGCAAAAGCAATCCACGCTTTAAAGTTCGCCAGGGTGGCGCAAAAGTTAAGAAAGCTCGCCGATAA
- a CDS encoding mechanosensitive ion channel domain-containing protein, producing MTCCSSQFHSFTTLAPASSPRPKSGPWSMALGILLTCLLVNVAGAQQQPSLNGPIDPAQPAPLKPVQTQATALPTQEELQKTTEEIKANTAIEDELRGKILERYKNASTALTQIAELQAAASQLEASAASAKKELANTKEALANPIEIEVSATRNSSMEEIEDEKDRLSDSLTELQNLLDLISTEIRTRKEDALRIPAQVTELQNKIQTLNAAPPLAEDVSPFVKEAARIEKAVSIAAAQQEIAVARQKLATYQAQSELLPAQQELYRKKIAATQDQLGKLVQSAAAQQADLITAQINKYNRLSNSTSEQYREDAAGSIELLAEWRSLVSEAATKKSESIALTSKLSALKQDYEKIEGLVQTDLDTSRGLSRSVGYLLQRKQAKLPSNATLLIAASDNTQAVEAAQSTLTQIEARLEDIDSRPETIPNSPEAIASAMERDMLRQMLRDAEELVIETLVPMDVTQESYASQVRTYRQLISKHLLWVRSAAPYSLKDLDSLDDATKWLIGRKHLALLGQASWRLPMEYPVESISWAVLLAGLTYLRGHAKRRLAALGAAASHRMASAMKPTFTSVLWTLILAIPVSVALIGPGWLLSAKLNSIVYLQHIGHALIVTGFVILPLEFLRQVVRQGGLATDHFAWPPSVITPIRRALWWMINVVTPLIFLWRVLEGGDEVDADLLSLSRLFFATAMLVVATVFWAISHPKRGVASHYFAGNSHGWVSQLWWLWRPLLVLIPIGLAVLCMIGYSYSATQLSFRFYRTIWIATTVTIVSGLSVRWLLISRRRIAIQQMKARALERVAAAERMASEPGTVELPETEAVDVADISAQTQRLLHAGLFVLVLFGLYRVWAPVLPALGFLDAVTLWTIKANDGTILETITMTNLLFAVPMLILTLVVVRNAPGLLETIILQRLPLENAVRYAITTLSSYLLATIGLLVTAKILGLHWSSVQWLVAGLGVGLGFGLQEIFANFISGIILLFEQPIRVGDVITLDGETGSVSKIRMRATTITNWDRQEVIVPNKNLITGTLVNWSLSDTVSRVQVDVGVAYGSDTTKVCKILAEIVERHPTAQPGLRNVITFEQFGDSTLNFTIRCFVPSLEVRLQTIHELHMEIDRRFREANIEIAFPQRDLNIRSIPDNWHQPAAAAPQENLAETASKLDDVGKET from the coding sequence ATGACGTGTTGCTCAAGCCAGTTTCACTCTTTCACGACCCTGGCACCTGCTTCTTCGCCTCGACCAAAATCCGGCCCTTGGTCGATGGCTCTGGGGATTCTCCTCACCTGCCTGCTCGTAAACGTCGCAGGAGCTCAGCAGCAACCGTCTCTCAACGGCCCGATCGATCCGGCTCAACCCGCGCCGCTAAAGCCGGTGCAGACGCAGGCAACGGCCCTGCCGACGCAGGAAGAACTGCAAAAAACGACCGAGGAGATCAAAGCCAACACCGCGATCGAAGACGAACTGCGCGGCAAAATCCTTGAACGATACAAAAATGCCAGCACAGCTTTAACTCAAATCGCCGAACTACAGGCGGCGGCAAGCCAACTGGAAGCGAGCGCGGCTTCCGCTAAAAAAGAGCTCGCCAATACCAAAGAAGCACTAGCCAATCCGATCGAAATCGAGGTCTCTGCGACTCGAAACTCGTCGATGGAAGAGATCGAGGATGAAAAGGATCGCCTGAGCGACAGCTTAACCGAACTACAGAATTTGCTCGATTTGATCTCGACGGAAATTCGCACCCGCAAAGAAGACGCGCTCCGAATTCCAGCCCAGGTTACGGAGCTTCAGAACAAGATCCAAACGCTAAACGCCGCACCGCCACTGGCCGAAGACGTTTCTCCCTTCGTCAAAGAAGCAGCAAGAATCGAAAAAGCGGTTAGCATCGCCGCGGCGCAGCAAGAAATTGCCGTCGCAAGGCAAAAACTTGCGACCTACCAGGCGCAGTCGGAACTGCTACCCGCCCAGCAGGAACTGTACCGCAAGAAGATCGCCGCCACCCAGGATCAGCTGGGAAAACTGGTGCAGTCTGCCGCAGCCCAGCAGGCCGACCTGATCACGGCTCAGATCAACAAATACAACCGCCTGAGCAATTCGACCTCCGAGCAATACCGAGAGGATGCTGCCGGTTCGATCGAACTGCTCGCCGAATGGCGGAGTCTCGTTTCGGAAGCGGCGACGAAGAAATCGGAATCCATTGCCTTAACCAGCAAACTGTCGGCACTTAAACAGGATTACGAGAAGATCGAGGGACTGGTCCAAACCGACCTCGACACCAGCCGCGGGCTCAGCCGTTCGGTCGGCTACCTACTGCAACGCAAACAAGCCAAGCTCCCCTCCAATGCGACTCTCCTCATCGCGGCATCCGACAACACCCAAGCGGTCGAAGCAGCGCAATCCACCCTGACCCAAATCGAAGCTCGCCTAGAGGACATTGATTCCCGTCCCGAAACGATTCCCAATTCACCGGAAGCCATAGCGAGCGCGATGGAACGGGACATGCTCCGCCAAATGTTGCGTGATGCCGAGGAACTGGTCATTGAAACCTTGGTGCCAATGGACGTGACCCAGGAATCCTATGCAAGCCAAGTACGCACTTATCGGCAACTGATCAGCAAACACCTGCTATGGGTCCGCAGTGCTGCCCCGTACAGCCTGAAGGATCTAGACAGTTTGGATGACGCCACAAAATGGCTAATCGGGCGGAAGCATTTAGCGCTTCTAGGACAAGCGAGCTGGCGATTGCCGATGGAATACCCTGTCGAATCGATCAGCTGGGCAGTCCTCTTGGCCGGCCTAACCTATCTTCGCGGGCATGCCAAACGACGTCTGGCCGCGTTAGGTGCAGCTGCCTCTCACCGCATGGCAAGCGCCATGAAGCCGACGTTCACATCCGTTCTATGGACCCTGATCTTAGCGATTCCTGTTTCGGTTGCATTGATTGGTCCTGGCTGGTTGCTCTCTGCAAAATTGAACTCCATCGTCTACCTACAGCACATCGGACACGCTCTGATCGTCACCGGTTTTGTGATCCTTCCGCTGGAATTCCTCCGTCAGGTGGTCCGGCAAGGCGGACTAGCGACCGATCACTTCGCCTGGCCCCCAAGTGTGATCACCCCGATTCGACGGGCCCTGTGGTGGATGATCAATGTCGTTACCCCGCTTATCTTTTTGTGGCGCGTCCTTGAAGGTGGCGATGAAGTCGACGCGGATCTGCTCAGTTTGTCTCGGCTCTTTTTCGCAACGGCGATGCTGGTCGTGGCGACCGTTTTCTGGGCGATCTCCCACCCAAAACGTGGGGTCGCATCACATTATTTCGCAGGAAATTCACACGGTTGGGTTTCGCAGCTATGGTGGCTGTGGCGCCCTCTTCTGGTCCTCATTCCGATTGGCTTGGCAGTCCTTTGCATGATTGGCTATAGCTATTCGGCAACCCAGCTATCCTTCCGCTTTTACCGCACGATCTGGATCGCCACGACAGTGACAATTGTTTCGGGCTTGTCCGTCCGGTGGCTCTTGATTTCTCGCCGGCGGATCGCGATCCAACAGATGAAAGCAAGGGCTCTGGAACGGGTCGCGGCGGCCGAAAGAATGGCCAGTGAACCGGGAACGGTTGAATTGCCTGAAACCGAGGCCGTCGATGTTGCCGACATCAGCGCCCAAACCCAACGCCTGCTTCACGCGGGCCTGTTCGTGCTTGTCCTGTTTGGCTTGTATCGAGTCTGGGCCCCGGTCCTGCCCGCGCTTGGTTTCCTGGATGCGGTCACGCTCTGGACAATTAAAGCAAACGACGGCACGATCCTCGAAACAATCACGATGACGAACCTGTTGTTCGCCGTCCCGATGCTGATCCTGACCCTGGTTGTTGTGCGAAACGCTCCCGGACTGCTGGAAACAATCATCCTTCAACGCTTGCCGCTAGAAAATGCGGTCCGCTATGCGATCACAACCCTCAGCAGCTACCTCTTGGCAACGATCGGACTGCTAGTCACCGCAAAAATCCTCGGATTGCACTGGAGCAGCGTGCAGTGGTTGGTCGCCGGCTTGGGGGTCGGCTTAGGATTTGGCCTGCAGGAAATCTTCGCAAACTTTATCAGCGGCATCATCCTGCTATTTGAACAACCGATCCGAGTGGGCGATGTCATTACCCTGGACGGCGAAACCGGTTCGGTTTCCAAGATCCGCATGCGAGCCACAACGATCACCAACTGGGATCGGCAGGAAGTGATCGTTCCCAATAAGAACCTGATTACTGGGACGCTGGTAAACTGGTCGCTAAGCGACACGGTCAGCCGAGTCCAAGTGGACGTAGGCGTCGCCTATGGAAGTGACACCACAAAGGTCTGCAAAATCCTAGCAGAGATCGTTGAGCGGCATCCGACCGCGCAACCGGGCCTTCGCAACGTGATCACCTTTGAGCAATTCGGGGATTCCACGCTGAACTTTACGATTCGATGCTTCGTCCCAAGCCTTGAAGTCCGCCTGCAAACCATCCACGAACTGCACATGGAAATCGATCGCCGATTCCGAGAAGCCAACATTGAAATCGCATTCCCACAACGGGATCTCAATATCCGCAGCATTCCAGACAACTGGCACCAACCAGCTGCTGCTGCTCCTCAAGAGAACCTGGCTGAAACCGCTTCGAAACTAGACGACGTCGGCAAGGAAACCTAA